A genomic region of uncultured Paludibaculum sp. contains the following coding sequences:
- a CDS encoding YdeI/OmpD-associated family protein encodes MSFYKWLGKHHDKEEEVWIKIHKVDSGLKSITPKEAIDVVLCWGWIDAIRKGFDEKSYLQRYTRRGRKSTWSQINVDNVTRLIQEGRMTEHGLREVAAAKADGRWDRAYKSGKEMKIPDDLQAAIDAQPLARTMLGKLSEQNRFALAFRVHNMKTEAGRKKKIESFVEMLKRGETIYPQRKK; translated from the coding sequence ATGAGCTTCTACAAATGGCTTGGCAAGCATCACGACAAAGAAGAAGAGGTCTGGATCAAGATCCATAAGGTAGATTCGGGCCTCAAGTCAATTACGCCCAAGGAGGCGATCGACGTTGTGCTGTGCTGGGGCTGGATCGATGCCATACGCAAGGGATTCGACGAGAAGAGCTACCTGCAGCGCTACACGCGGCGCGGACGAAAGAGCACTTGGAGCCAGATCAATGTCGACAACGTGACCCGGCTCATCCAGGAAGGCCGCATGACCGAACACGGGCTGAGGGAAGTCGCGGCAGCCAAGGCCGACGGGCGCTGGGACCGAGCCTACAAGAGCGGCAAGGAAATGAAGATCCCCGACGATCTCCAGGCCGCCATCGACGCCCAGCCGCTGGCCAGGACGATGCTCGGGAAACTCAGTGAGCAGAATCGCTTCGCGCTGGCCTTCCGGGTCCACAACATGAAGACCGAGGCGGGCCGGAAGAAGAAGATCGAGTCCTTTGTCGAGATGCTAAAGCGGGGCGAGACAATCTATCCGCAAAGGAAGAAGTGA
- a CDS encoding aldo/keto reductase: MRKRKLGKSGLEVSALGLGCMGMSFGYGPAKDKQEMIPVIRAAVERGVTFFDTAEVYGPYINEELVGEALAPFRGQVVIATKFGFKLDPETGKQAGLDSRPQHIKEVAEASLRRLQVDAIDLFYQHRVDPEVPIEDVAGAVKDLIEQGKVRHFGLSEAGAKTIRRAHAVQPVTALQSEYSLWTRGPEAEILPTVEELGIGFVPYSPLGKGFLTGKMDENTKLDSGDFRGILPRFTPEAMKANRALVDLLGQIAEQKKATPAQIALAWLLAQKTWIVPIPGTTKLSRLEENIGAAAVELAPADLAAIESAAANITIQGTRYPEHIEKMTGR; this comes from the coding sequence GTGCGGAAGCGAAAGCTTGGCAAGAGCGGTCTGGAAGTGTCGGCGCTTGGCCTGGGCTGCATGGGCATGAGCTTTGGCTACGGTCCGGCCAAGGACAAGCAGGAGATGATCCCTGTGATCCGGGCCGCTGTGGAGCGGGGCGTTACCTTCTTCGACACGGCCGAGGTCTACGGCCCCTACATCAACGAAGAGCTTGTGGGCGAAGCCCTCGCGCCTTTCCGCGGTCAGGTGGTGATCGCCACCAAGTTCGGCTTCAAACTGGATCCGGAGACCGGCAAGCAGGCAGGCTTGGACAGTCGGCCCCAGCACATCAAAGAGGTGGCCGAGGCGTCACTGCGGCGGCTTCAGGTCGATGCCATCGATCTGTTCTACCAGCATCGCGTGGATCCGGAAGTGCCCATCGAAGACGTGGCCGGTGCTGTGAAGGACCTCATTGAGCAGGGCAAGGTCAGGCACTTCGGCCTATCCGAGGCAGGCGCCAAGACCATCCGCCGTGCGCATGCCGTCCAGCCGGTGACGGCTCTCCAGAGCGAGTACTCGCTCTGGACGAGAGGTCCCGAGGCGGAGATCCTGCCCACCGTCGAGGAACTCGGCATCGGCTTCGTGCCCTACAGTCCTCTGGGCAAGGGCTTTCTCACGGGCAAGATGGACGAGAACACCAAACTCGATAGCGGCGACTTCCGCGGGATCCTGCCCCGCTTCACACCGGAAGCCATGAAAGCCAATCGAGCCCTGGTGGATCTGCTCGGCCAGATCGCGGAGCAGAAGAAGGCGACGCCGGCGCAGATCGCGCTCGCGTGGCTGCTGGCCCAGAAGACGTGGATCGTGCCGATTCCAGGGACGACAAAGCTATCTCGCCTCGAGGAGAACATCGGAGCCGCAGCCGTCGAACTGGCGCCGGCCGACCTCGCCGCCATCGAGAGCGCCGCCGCTAATATCACCATTCAGGGGACCCGGTATCCAGAGCATATCGAGAAGATGACCGGCCGCTGA
- a CDS encoding PadR family transcriptional regulator, whose amino-acid sequence MADDRSAILQGTLDLMVLKTLHAMGSMHGYGLARRIEQISEQALLVNQGTIYLCLVRLVQQGWVKAEWGTSENNRRARFYSITRAGRKKLESETRNWQRIAGVIGRLLALEGKS is encoded by the coding sequence ATGGCGGATGACAGATCTGCGATACTCCAAGGCACTCTCGATCTGATGGTTCTCAAGACCCTGCATGCGATGGGCTCCATGCATGGCTACGGGCTCGCACGGCGTATCGAGCAGATCAGTGAGCAGGCGCTGCTGGTGAACCAGGGCACCATCTATCTCTGCCTGGTCCGCCTGGTTCAGCAAGGTTGGGTGAAGGCTGAATGGGGGACATCGGAGAATAACCGGCGCGCCCGCTTTTACTCCATCACTCGCGCCGGCCGTAAGAAACTGGAGTCGGAAACGAGGAACTGGCAACGCATCGCCGGTGTCATTGGAAGGCTGCTGGCCTTGGAGGGGAAATCCTGA
- a CDS encoding AraC family transcriptional regulator has product MTNRRDREVPQAGPARQALAELARKIDLYMGSQVKRVTDIPGLMLVRRTELTAPACMTYEPSIAVIAQGRKRVELGRTTFLYGESRFLLTSVDLPITSQVVEASKEVPFLALSLTFEMPVVREMLSRDEIPAPDAPPDTPAMAIGETTVELLNACCRLVDLLSTPADIPFLSGLIQREIIYRILRGPEGARLRAIATLGDQSHRTAKAIGWMRVNYAKPLRVEDLAQMAGMGVSTLHHHFRALTAMSPLQYQKQLRLQAARSQMLTDGLDAASAAFAVGYESASQFNREYSRFFGQPPMRDIRTLRAPNAPPMERAGHP; this is encoded by the coding sequence GTGACCAACCGCAGAGATCGCGAAGTTCCGCAAGCCGGACCAGCGCGGCAGGCGTTGGCCGAGCTGGCCCGGAAGATTGATTTGTACATGGGTTCGCAGGTGAAGCGGGTAACGGACATTCCCGGTCTGATGCTCGTCCGTCGGACCGAGCTTACCGCTCCGGCGTGCATGACCTATGAGCCGAGCATCGCCGTGATCGCCCAGGGGCGAAAGCGCGTCGAGCTCGGTCGAACGACATTTCTATACGGCGAATCGCGATTCCTGCTGACGTCCGTCGACTTGCCCATCACCAGTCAGGTGGTGGAAGCCAGTAAAGAGGTTCCCTTCCTCGCTCTGTCGCTCACGTTTGAGATGCCTGTCGTCCGCGAGATGCTCAGCCGGGATGAGATTCCCGCGCCGGACGCTCCGCCGGACACTCCGGCCATGGCCATAGGCGAGACCACTGTTGAGTTGCTCAACGCCTGCTGCCGGCTGGTGGACCTGCTGAGTACTCCGGCGGACATCCCATTTCTCAGCGGTCTGATTCAGCGCGAGATCATTTACCGGATCCTGCGGGGCCCTGAAGGGGCGCGGTTGCGTGCTATAGCGACGCTGGGCGATCAGAGCCACCGCACGGCGAAGGCGATTGGGTGGATGAGGGTGAACTACGCGAAGCCGCTGCGGGTGGAGGATCTCGCTCAGATGGCGGGCATGGGCGTGTCGACGCTCCACCACCATTTCCGGGCGCTGACGGCGATGAGCCCGTTGCAGTATCAGAAGCAGCTCCGGTTGCAGGCTGCGCGCTCGCAGATGCTCACGGATGGACTGGACGCCGCCAGCGCCGCATTTGCGGTGGGCTACGAAAGCGCCAGCCAGTTCAACCGGGAGTACAGCCGATTCTTCGGCCAGCCGCCGATGCGCGATATCCGCACACTGCGCGCGCCCAACGCCCCTCCGATGGAGCGGGCCGGGCATCCTTAA
- a CDS encoding ABC transporter permease produces the protein MFSWLAHLTARLRATFKPAMLDRDLNDELDTHVSLLADEYERRGMSREDARRKAMVELGGVAQLREAHREVRSLPFLETFWRDLHYSFRSLRRDAGFTTFAILITALGVGAGTTIFSVVNTLLLRPLPVRDAASLVWVKPASTNPEGDLSSETLKVNPFVEFRDQNRSFSGMAAYFAFYQPGSANLTGAGEPERLTALPVSQNFFPLLGVAPRVGRNFSQEECQANLPVALLTEGFWKRRFAGDPSVVGRTLTINARLVTVLGVVPFDFGAVLAPGTRVDLYVPLPLTADVNRWGNTLAAVGRLRPGVSIRQAQAEADVLIGPIGARNEREGLRLVLSSLNEHVRGRIRPALLVLACAVGVVMLIVCANLFNLQVARAAARQKEFAIRVALGAGRGRLITQMLTEGLLLSSCAALAGVAMAALGTRLVASLNAISIPLLASVRLDPMALAFAVVAATLIGVLLGLAPMIQAPLMAVHDTLKDSNRGSSAGGGRVWIRSAVVVSEISFACILLIGSGLLLRSFLRVLEVDPGFRAEHAIAIRVDPKRENRNAALDEVLRVGRALPGITAAGLTDVLPLGGNRSWGAGAKGRAYSLSHPPPDVFVRIVSEGYLTSMGIPLRSGRDLTERDRTGSKPVILINESLARKLWPDEEPLGKYIEADAEREVVGVVSDVRHIALERESGFEIYLPIRQTRDYSAVHMVVRSSIPPLGIASALLAGLRTLEPNLPAELVVLKDLVDRSVSPRRFIVVLTSVFSAFALLLAALGVYAVISYAVNQQTQEIGIRMALGASASDIQGRVLRRTLALAGTGMAIGFVASWFLARMLTGLLYGITSSDPLTYLGMAATLTMAAAAAGYLPARRASRTDPLTALRAG, from the coding sequence ATGTTCTCCTGGCTTGCCCATCTCACCGCACGGCTGCGCGCCACGTTCAAGCCAGCCATGCTGGACCGCGATCTGAACGACGAGCTCGATACACATGTCTCTTTGCTCGCCGATGAATACGAACGTCGCGGAATGAGCCGCGAGGACGCCCGCCGCAAGGCCATGGTGGAACTCGGTGGCGTCGCCCAACTCCGCGAGGCGCATCGGGAAGTCCGTTCGCTACCGTTCCTCGAGACGTTCTGGCGCGATCTCCATTACTCCTTCCGATCACTGCGCCGCGACGCCGGGTTCACCACGTTCGCCATTCTGATCACCGCTCTCGGCGTCGGAGCCGGCACGACCATCTTCAGCGTCGTGAACACACTTCTGCTGCGCCCGCTGCCGGTGCGCGATGCGGCGAGTCTGGTTTGGGTGAAGCCGGCGTCAACGAATCCGGAGGGCGATCTCTCCAGCGAGACACTGAAGGTGAACCCGTTTGTCGAGTTCCGTGATCAGAATCGCTCGTTCTCGGGCATGGCGGCATACTTCGCCTTCTATCAACCCGGAAGCGCCAACTTGACGGGCGCGGGCGAGCCCGAGCGGCTCACCGCCCTCCCGGTGTCGCAGAACTTCTTTCCGCTGTTAGGAGTCGCGCCGCGTGTGGGCCGCAACTTCTCCCAGGAGGAGTGTCAGGCGAATCTGCCGGTCGCCCTCCTCACCGAAGGCTTCTGGAAGCGGCGTTTCGCCGGCGACCCCAGTGTTGTGGGCCGGACATTGACGATCAACGCGCGACTGGTGACCGTGCTGGGTGTCGTTCCTTTCGATTTCGGTGCGGTCCTGGCGCCCGGCACGCGAGTCGATCTCTATGTCCCTCTGCCCCTCACCGCGGATGTGAACCGCTGGGGCAACACGCTGGCGGCCGTCGGGCGACTGCGACCCGGCGTGTCCATCAGGCAGGCGCAGGCTGAGGCTGATGTGTTGATCGGCCCCATCGGGGCGAGGAACGAGCGCGAGGGTCTGCGCCTGGTGTTGAGCTCGCTCAACGAGCACGTGCGGGGCCGCATCCGTCCGGCACTCCTGGTGCTGGCGTGCGCGGTTGGCGTCGTGATGCTGATCGTTTGCGCCAACCTGTTCAACCTTCAGGTGGCTCGCGCCGCCGCGCGACAGAAGGAGTTCGCCATACGGGTTGCTCTCGGCGCCGGCCGTGGCCGCCTGATCACTCAGATGCTCACCGAGGGGCTCCTCCTCTCCAGTTGTGCCGCTCTAGCCGGAGTGGCGATGGCGGCGTTGGGCACACGGCTGGTTGCCAGTCTCAATGCCATCAGCATCCCGCTGCTTGCCAGCGTGCGTCTGGACCCGATGGCGCTGGCGTTTGCCGTTGTGGCTGCCACGCTGATTGGTGTGCTTCTCGGGCTCGCCCCGATGATCCAGGCGCCTTTGATGGCTGTTCATGACACTCTGAAGGATTCGAACCGGGGCTCCAGCGCCGGCGGTGGCCGTGTCTGGATTCGCTCGGCCGTGGTAGTTTCCGAGATCTCGTTTGCCTGCATCCTGCTCATCGGCTCGGGTCTGCTCCTGCGAAGCTTCCTGCGGGTGCTCGAGGTGGACCCGGGCTTCCGGGCGGAACATGCGATAGCCATTCGCGTCGATCCGAAACGTGAGAATCGCAACGCCGCCCTGGATGAGGTGCTGCGGGTTGGCAGGGCACTGCCTGGAATCACGGCGGCTGGGCTGACCGACGTGCTGCCGCTCGGCGGAAATCGGAGTTGGGGCGCGGGTGCGAAAGGCCGGGCCTATTCCTTGTCCCATCCGCCGCCGGACGTCTTTGTGCGCATCGTCAGCGAAGGGTATCTGACGTCGATGGGCATCCCGCTGCGCTCCGGCCGTGATCTCACTGAGCGGGATCGGACCGGTAGCAAGCCAGTCATCCTCATCAACGAGAGCCTCGCTCGCAAGCTATGGCCGGACGAAGAACCGCTGGGAAAGTACATCGAAGCTGATGCGGAGCGGGAGGTGGTGGGTGTGGTCTCCGATGTGAGGCACATCGCACTTGAGCGCGAGTCTGGATTCGAGATCTATCTGCCCATCCGCCAGACGCGCGACTACTCCGCGGTCCACATGGTCGTCCGCAGTTCGATTCCACCATTGGGCATCGCTTCCGCGCTCCTCGCCGGACTGCGGACGCTTGAGCCGAATCTGCCGGCCGAACTCGTCGTGCTCAAGGATCTGGTCGACCGGTCTGTGTCGCCACGCCGCTTCATCGTCGTCCTGACCTCGGTCTTCTCGGCGTTCGCGCTGCTGCTGGCGGCGCTCGGAGTCTATGCGGTGATTTCGTATGCCGTGAATCAGCAGACGCAGGAGATCGGCATCCGGATGGCGCTCGGTGCCTCCGCTTCCGATATCCAGGGGCGTGTGCTGCGCCGGACGCTCGCCCTGGCGGGGACTGGCATGGCCATCGGTTTCGTGGCTTCCTGGTTCCTGGCGCGCATGCTCACGGGCCTGCTGTATGGCATCACGAGCAGCGATCCGTTGACGTACCTGGGCATGGCCGCAACGCTCACCATGGCCGCGGCAGCCGCCGGCTATCTACCGGCGCGCCGCGCCTCCCGGACCGATCCGCTTACGGCATTGCGCGCAGGGTGA